The nucleotide sequence GTCGAGTTTGGCGATGTGGTCAAAGTCAATGGTCAGTTAATTGAGCCGCGTGATGCTGATGACTTTGTATTTATTGCGCTCAATAAGCCGGTCGGCATTGTGAGTACCACTGAAGGCAGTGAAAAGAATAATATCGTTGATTTTGTGAATCACAGTGAGCGTATTTTCCCTATCGGCCGCTTAGATAAAGATTCACAAGGTTTGATTTTCTTGACCAGTAACGGTGATTTGGTCAATAAAATTTTGCGTGCTGGTAACAAGCACGAAAAAGAATACCTAGTTACCGTGAATAAGCCGCTGACCGATGAAGCGATTACCGGCATGAGTGCTGGCGTGCCTATGCTTGGGGTGATCACTAAAAAATGTAAGATTGAAAAACTCTCGGCCCAAAGTTTTAAAATCACCTTAGTGCAAGGCTTAAACCGCCAAATTCGCCGCATGTGTGAATACTTTAATTATGAAGTGACTAAGCTTGAGCGCGTGCGCATTATGCACGTAGATATGAAAGGGTTGCCTGTGGGCGAATGGCGCGATTTAAGTGAAGATGAGCTGCGCATTATGCTAGATGCGGCTAAAGGCTCGTCATCAGAAGCCGCGCCCAATAAGAAGAACATTCAGGCTCAGCAAAAGGCCAAAGCTAAGGCTAAATCGCCAGAACGCTCAAAAGAAGCCATTCAAGCCTTAATTCCGCAAACGCCTGGGTCGCACCGCGCTAAGCCAAAATCGAATAGCAATCCTAAGCATAGAAATCAGCGCTTAGGTAAAAAGAAATCATAAGTCTAATGCTGTAGTTTTTTAGTGTGCATTCACAAAATGCACACTAATAAAAAACCACCTTGATAGTGATTATCGCGGTGGTTTTTTTATGCGCCTAAAACGCGGGCGTTCTAGACATTAAATAATAACTGCAGCGGTTTACCCCACCTTAAACTTAGCCACGATATAATTTAAATCGCTGGAGATTTTAGCCAAGTCAGAGGCTTGGGTCGACACTGAATTAGCGCCCTCTGAGGTACTTTTCGCTAAAGTATTCACTTGGTCAACGCTCTTGTTAATGGTTATTACCACGGTATTTTGCTGCTCTGCCGCCACCGCGATTTGATGGTTCATATCACGAATATTACTGACGGATTGAGTAATGGCAATTAAGGCTTCATGGGTTTCATTGGCTTTTTCTGAGGTGCGAATAGCCTCGGTTGCACTTAGCTTCATTGAATCGACCGAGCGTTTAGATTCAGATTGTAAGCGACTGATTAAAGTTTGAATTTCTTCAGTGCTTTGTTGGGTGCGACTGGCAAGTGAACGTACTTCATCGGCCACCACAGCAAAGCCGCGGCCTTGCTCGCCGGCTCTCGCCGCTTCAATGGCCGCGTTTAATGCCAGCAGGTTCGTTTGCTCGGCAATGCCGCGAATCACATCCAAAATACTGCCAACGTTTTCAGTTTCTTTCTCTAAGTTTTCAATGATATTGCTCACATCACTGATGTTAGTCACTAAGGTATTAATACTGGTTCGGGTTTCTTCTAATGCTGATTGGCCTTTGTGCGAACAAGCATCGGCTTCAGTGGCAGCGTCAGAAGCATTTTGTGCATTTCTAGCAATATTAAGAACCGTGTGTGTCATTTCCTGCATTGCCGCCGCGGTTTGCTCTAATTGACGCGCTTGGGATTCTGAGTTACTAACGGTTTCATCAGTCACTTTAACTAAATTACTGGAGGTTGCCCCTAAGGTCGATGATGAGCTACTGAGCTGCTGCACTATTTGGCGTAAATTGGTGCTGACCGCTGTCATAGCTCCATAAATCCCTGTTGCCTCACCGCTTCTATCAAAAGCTTGAGTTAAGTCACCATCAGCTATGTTACGGGCAATACGCTCAATATCCGCAGGCTCGCCGCCTATGGGTTTACGGATAGCCTTAGTGACTAAGACGCTGAGTAAACTGCCGACTAAAACGGCAATGACTGAGACTACTAATACAATATTGATAATGGATTCAATATCGGCTTGCACTTTAGGGCCTAAAGTATCGCGTGAGTCTTTAATCGACTTATTAAAATCTGTGATATTGGTAGTAATTTTAGGGCCAATAGTATCCAGTCCTTCAACAATGGCTTTGTTTTGTGAGCGAGTAATTTCAGCCAGTTGATTTAAGCTCTCTACATAAAATTTGAGCGCCTGTTCAAATTCAGTGGCTTGATTATTAACTATGCTAGGGCCAAGGGAGCGTTTTAGGCTAGTAAATAACTCTAACGTGGCGGCCAGTTCAGTTTTGGCGCGCTCTAAATCTTTATCGCTATTACTAAGAATAAATTTGGTTGCGTATAAACGGCCTAATAATAGTTTTTCTTGCACCTGCGCCGCGAGAATGGGATTCGCATATTCTGAGCCTTGGCTGTCGGTCATAATTTTGGATATTATGGTCCGCATACTAAAACCATACACGTCGAGCTTTTCAGACATCAGAGTTTGGCGTTTGTTGGTGTCAGTGACAGTGTGATCGAATTCGAGTTGGTACTCATCAATTAATTTCAGTGATTCCTGCAATTCTTTAAGGCGAATGGCATCATCTTCATTGGACAGTAATTTGTCTAAGTTGGCTTTAATGGAGGTAGTGTTATTTTTAACATCATCAATTAAGGCAGCGTCATTATTTTTTAAGTAATTTAATACTGTGAGGCGAGTATTTAATACTTCATATTGCACCACACTGGCATCGTTTGAATCTTTGGCTAGCGCGCGATAAGTCATAAAATTCTCATAGGTATTGGATAAGCCAATATACCCAGCAGTAGATATAACTAGCATGAGCGCTATGATGGTGAGGTAGGACATCGACAATTGTTGACCCAGTTTCAACCCTGAAAGCATACGTAACTCCATTTAGTCCAAGTTTTTAACGTGCAGTATTGGAGTTTTAGTGCATGCATGGCTATTTTTCCAATATTACAGCGGCTAAAGACGGTGTTTTTCAAGATAGTTGTCACTCTTTGCTTAAATATTAAGCTGCATTTATTACGCCTTCTATTGGTGCTTTATCTGGGTTTAGGGTCACGGCTCCAACCGCCTCACAATTTCTCACGTCTTTAGACCAGCGCGTCGGTCTTCTTGCCTTTGCCGCTTCAAGCACTTCCTTACGCTTGGCTAAAATCGCGTTATCTAGCTGAGCATGACGTTGTCCTGGTGAGACAAAATTGAGCTGGCTGTGTTTATGCTCATCGTTGTACCACTTCACAAACTTCTCAACCCATTCTCTTGCGCCAGCTAAACTGCTAAAACCCGATTTTGGCCACTGTGGTCGGTATTTTAAGGTTTTAAATAACGACTCTGAAAAGGGGTTGTCGTTACTCACCCGCGGCCGACTTAATGATGCCGTAATACCGAGTTCTTCTAGCTTGGCTTTCATGGTCAGTGACTTCATCGGCGCCCCATTATCAGAGTGCAGCACTAATGGCGTATTAAAACATTGCTCGCGTAACATGCAGCGTTGGATTAGCGCGGCTGCGTACTCACCGCATTCTTGTTCGTGAACTTCGTAACCCACTATTTTTCTACTGTAAATATCTTCAAACATGTACAGATAATAAAACTGGCCTTTGACGGTTGAAGCCAAATAAGTGATGTCCCACGA is from Shewanella sp. SNU WT4 and encodes:
- a CDS encoding methyl-accepting chemotaxis protein; this translates as MLSGLKLGQQLSMSYLTIIALMLVISTAGYIGLSNTYENFMTYRALAKDSNDASVVQYEVLNTRLTVLNYLKNNDAALIDDVKNNTTSIKANLDKLLSNEDDAIRLKELQESLKLIDEYQLEFDHTVTDTNKRQTLMSEKLDVYGFSMRTIISKIMTDSQGSEYANPILAAQVQEKLLLGRLYATKFILSNSDKDLERAKTELAATLELFTSLKRSLGPSIVNNQATEFEQALKFYVESLNQLAEITRSQNKAIVEGLDTIGPKITTNITDFNKSIKDSRDTLGPKVQADIESIINIVLVVSVIAVLVGSLLSVLVTKAIRKPIGGEPADIERIARNIADGDLTQAFDRSGEATGIYGAMTAVSTNLRQIVQQLSSSSSTLGATSSNLVKVTDETVSNSESQARQLEQTAAAMQEMTHTVLNIARNAQNASDAATEADACSHKGQSALEETRTSINTLVTNISDVSNIIENLEKETENVGSILDVIRGIAEQTNLLALNAAIEAARAGEQGRGFAVVADEVRSLASRTQQSTEEIQTLISRLQSESKRSVDSMKLSATEAIRTSEKANETHEALIAITQSVSNIRDMNHQIAVAAEQQNTVVITINKSVDQVNTLAKSTSEGANSVSTQASDLAKISSDLNYIVAKFKVG
- the rluF gene encoding 23S rRNA pseudouridine(2604) synthase RluF, encoding MLSNQSTRLNKYISESGICSRRDADRYIEQGNVFINGKRATVGDQVEFGDVVKVNGQLIEPRDADDFVFIALNKPVGIVSTTEGSEKNNIVDFVNHSERIFPIGRLDKDSQGLIFLTSNGDLVNKILRAGNKHEKEYLVTVNKPLTDEAITGMSAGVPMLGVITKKCKIEKLSAQSFKITLVQGLNRQIRRMCEYFNYEVTKLERVRIMHVDMKGLPVGEWRDLSEDELRIMLDAAKGSSSEAAPNKKNIQAQQKAKAKAKSPERSKEAIQALIPQTPGSHRAKPKSNSNPKHRNQRLGKKKS